In Hydractinia symbiolongicarpus strain clone_291-10 chromosome 4, HSymV2.1, whole genome shotgun sequence, the following proteins share a genomic window:
- the LOC130642218 gene encoding uncharacterized protein LOC130642218, which translates to MFPLIESHLQLYVTFMSTWVKYATIKVYLCGIQYQSLICGFSEKISDMGKLYYVIRGIRRTENVVSRQRLPITPSHLHEMLRFINNSCFSFCDKAMWRCLILFALFGLLRVSEYVCPSKTNFDPHIHLSQSEFSFSPCNNTLYMTIKSSKTHPCRKTFQIRFGRIKGDLCPVKAFSQFLVY; encoded by the coding sequence ATGTTTCCGCTCATTGAATCCCACCTTCAGCTCTATGTCACTTTTATGTCAACGTGGGTCAAATATGCTACTATTAAGGTGTACTTGTGTGGGATACAGTACCAAAGTCTAATCTGTGGATTTTCCGAAAAGATATCTGACATGGGAAAATTGTACTACGTAATAAGGGGTATTCGGCGAACTGAGAATGTTGTAAGCCGCCAGAGACTGCCAATCACGCCCTCCCACCTACACGAAATGCTAAGATTTATCAACAATTcatgtttttcattttgtgaCAAAGCTATGTGGCGATGCCTTATTTTGTTTGCCTTGTTTGGTCTGTTAAGAGTTTCGGAATATGTTTGCCCTTCCAAAACCAATTTTGATCCCCATATTCACTTGTCCCAATCCGAGTTTAGCTTCTCACCTTGCAACAATACTCTTTATATGACTATCAAAAGTTCTAAAACCCATCCCTGTAggaaaacatttcaaattagGTTTGGGAGGATTAAGGGTGATTTGTGTCCTGTCAAAGCTTTCTCTCAATTTCTTGTGTACTGA